The following are encoded in a window of Leucoraja erinacea ecotype New England unplaced genomic scaffold, Leri_hhj_1 Leri_1632S, whole genome shotgun sequence genomic DNA:
- the LOC129716055 gene encoding zinc finger protein 239-like: MMGHKKKKCYECEVCGKAWQYPSQLEIHRRVHTGERPFDCSECGKKFTQFAILLQHYLMHTGERPFTCSDCGKSFKRAYQLKIHRQVHTGEKPFGCSTCGKSFAQPAGLKQHRLVHTAEKLHSCSTCGKTFVRSSGLRRHQRMHMGEKPHSCSTCGKSFTQLSGLQQHRQVHSNARPFTCSDCGKGFKSSPVLKMHRRLHTGERHYTCSDCGKGFTRSNKLLEHQRTHTGERPFTCAQCGKGFINSSNLLSHQRVHACDRPVSSPVCGERFAEASPALSNQRVHTSGQPYDCPYCGEEFDSSRGLRQHRRTHAGEQLPPPFQRRTGAAEAPTDTQTMMEKVRTDSTMAV, from the coding sequence ATGATGGggcacaagaagaagaagtgttatGAGTGCGAAGTGTGTGGCAAGGCTTGGCAGTACCCGAGCcagctggagatccaccggcgggtgcacacgggagaacgccccttcgactgctcggaGTGTGGCAAGAAGTTCACCCAATTCGCCATCCTGCTGCAGCACTACCTCATGCACACCggcgagcggcccttcacctgctccgactgcggcaagagcttcaagaggGCGTATCAGCTGAAGATCCATCGGcaagtgcacacgggcgagaagccctttggctgctccacctgcggcaagagctttgcccagcCTGCGGGGTTGAAGCAGCACCGGCTGGTGCACACGGCCGAGAAGCTCCAcagctgctccacctgcggcaagacgTTTGTCCGGTcgtcggggctgaggcggcaccAGCGGATGCACATGGGCGAGAAGCCCCAcagctgctccacctgcggcaagagttTTACCCAGTTGTCGGGGCTACAGCAGCACCGGCAGGTGCACAGCAATGCGCGGCCCTTCACCTGTtctgactgcggcaaaggcttcaagtcgtcgccGGTACTGAAGatgcacaggcgcctgcacaccggtGAGCGGcactacacctgcagcgactgcggcaagggcttcacccgttcaaacaagctgctggagcaccagcgcacccacaccggcgagcgccccttcacctgcgcccagtgcggcaagggcttcatcaactcctccaacctgctgtcccaccagcgggtgcacgcctGCGACCGTCCCGTctccagcccggtgtgtggagagcgctttgccGAGGCCTCCCCCGCCCTGTCAAACCagcgcgtgcacaccagtggccagccctacgactgcccgtactgcggtgaggagtttgacagctcgcgggggttgcggcagcaccggcggaccCACGCCGGCGAGCAACTTCCCCCACCGTTTCAAAGGCGCACGGGGGCTGCGGAAGCACCAACGGATacacagaccatgatggagaaggtgaggacagactctacgatggcagtataa